The Trinickia acidisoli genome includes a window with the following:
- the dbpA gene encoding ATP-dependent RNA helicase DbpA produces the protein MTEKNAAPSFSELALAPAVLANLAQLGYVAMTPIQAASLPVALAGHDLIAQAKTGSGKTAAFSLALLARLDARRFAVQAMVLCPTRELADQATQEIRRLARAEQNVKVLTLCGGTPMAPQTASLQHGAHVVVGTPGRIMDHLARGSLDVSALNTLVLDEADRMLDMGFFDDIATVIGQCPKERQTLLFSATYPEGIGKLSRQFLRNPKEVKLEERHDSSKIRQRFYEVTEDERLHAVGKLLNHYRPVSTLAFCNTKQQCRDLLDVLRAQGFHALALHGELDQRERDQVLMQFANRSCSVLVATDVAARGLDIAQLEAVINVDVTPDPDVHVHRIGRTGRADQDGWALSLASMNEMGRVGSIEQAQNRDVEWHPLAELGSASDEPLLPPMETLQILGGRKEKIRPGDVLGALTGEAGFSSSQIGKINVTEFSTYVAVDRNIAQEALRRLGKGKVKGRKVKVRMMTE, from the coding sequence ATGACAGAAAAGAACGCTGCCCCATCCTTTAGCGAGCTTGCGCTTGCCCCCGCTGTGCTCGCCAATCTTGCCCAGCTCGGCTATGTCGCCATGACACCGATCCAGGCTGCGAGCCTGCCCGTTGCGTTGGCCGGGCACGACCTGATCGCGCAGGCCAAGACCGGTAGCGGCAAGACCGCGGCCTTTTCCCTGGCGTTGCTCGCACGGCTCGACGCGCGGCGTTTCGCCGTCCAGGCCATGGTGCTATGTCCGACGCGCGAACTGGCCGATCAGGCAACGCAGGAAATCCGTCGTCTCGCGCGGGCGGAGCAGAACGTCAAGGTGCTGACGCTGTGCGGCGGGACGCCGATGGCGCCGCAGACCGCGAGTCTCCAGCACGGTGCGCACGTCGTCGTCGGCACGCCTGGGCGCATCATGGACCATCTGGCGCGCGGCAGCCTCGACGTCAGCGCGCTGAATACGCTCGTGCTCGACGAAGCGGACCGGATGCTCGATATGGGCTTCTTCGACGATATCGCAACGGTCATCGGTCAATGCCCGAAAGAACGTCAGACGCTGCTGTTCTCCGCTACCTACCCGGAGGGTATCGGCAAGCTGAGCCGGCAATTCCTGCGTAATCCGAAGGAGGTCAAGCTCGAAGAGCGTCATGACAGCAGCAAGATCCGGCAGCGTTTCTACGAAGTAACCGAGGACGAGCGGCTGCATGCCGTCGGCAAGCTGCTGAATCACTATCGGCCGGTGAGCACGCTGGCGTTCTGCAATACGAAGCAGCAATGCCGCGATTTGCTCGATGTGCTGCGCGCGCAAGGCTTTCACGCGCTGGCGTTGCATGGCGAATTGGATCAGCGCGAGCGCGACCAGGTGCTGATGCAGTTTGCGAACCGGAGTTGTTCGGTGCTCGTTGCGACGGACGTGGCTGCACGAGGCCTGGACATCGCCCAACTCGAGGCCGTCATCAACGTCGACGTGACACCCGATCCGGACGTGCACGTTCATCGCATCGGTCGCACGGGCCGCGCGGATCAGGACGGCTGGGCGCTGAGCCTGGCCAGCATGAACGAAATGGGGCGCGTCGGCAGCATCGAGCAGGCGCAGAACCGGGATGTCGAATGGCATCCGCTGGCCGAGCTCGGTTCCGCCAGCGACGAACCGCTGTTGCCGCCGATGGAAACGCTCCAGATTCTCGGCGGCCGCAAGGAAAAGATTCGGCCCGGCGATGTGCTGGGGGCATTGACGGGTGAAGCGGGCTTTAGCAGTTCGCAGATCGGCAAGATCAACGTGACCGAGTTTTCGACGTATGTGGCGGTCGATCGCAACATTGCGCAGGAGGCGTTGCGCAGGCTGGGTAAGGGTAAGGTGAAGGGGCGCAAGGTCAAGGTTCGGATGATGACCGAATAG